The Nitrosomonas communis genome has a segment encoding these proteins:
- the clpA gene encoding ATP-dependent Clp protease ATP-binding subunit ClpA, which translates to MIAQELEVSLHMAFVESRQKRHEFITVEHLLLALLDNPSASEVLIACAIDIEDLRTLLQDHINRHTPIVSGNGEVDTQPTLGFQRVIQRAILHVQSSGKKEVTGANVLVAIFGEKDSHAVYFLQQKGITRLDVVNYISHKICKVSQNNDHKIEDESDNEQQQNSANTLESYTINLNNLALTNRIDPLIGREKEVERVIQILCRRRKNNPLLVGEAGVGKTAIAEGLARRITEGDVPVVLAYHQVYALDMGALLAGTKYRGDFEQRFKAVLKQLVDNPKAILFIDEIHTLIGAGAASGGTLDASNLLKPMLSAGRLKCIGATTYNEYRGIFEKDHALSRRFQKIEVSEPSIEETVAILRGLKSRYEKHHNVKYTAGALTAAAELSARFIGDRHLPDKAIDVIDEAGAAQRILPKSKQRKIIGKHEIEDIIAKIARIPSQSISTDDRNKLKTLDRDLKSIVFGQDAAIDALTAAIKMTRSGLGNPQKPIGSFLFSGPTGVGKTEVARQLAYILGVPLHRFDMSEYMERHAVSRVIGAPPGYVGFEQGGLLTETIIKQPHSVLLLDEIEKAHPDIFNVLLQVMDHGTLTDNNGRKADFRNVIIIMTTNAGAESLTKSIIGFAKSARTGDEMVEIKRLFTPEFRNRLDAIISFASLSKEIILRVTDKFLMQLEAQLHEKKVEAVFTDNLRNYLAEHGFDPLMGARPMARLIQDMIRSALADELLFGRLCNGGKVTVDINSDEKVILQFEDDKVDAL; encoded by the coding sequence ATACTCAACCCACCCTTGGATTTCAACGTGTCATCCAACGCGCAATATTGCATGTTCAGTCATCAGGGAAAAAAGAGGTAACCGGAGCTAATGTTTTAGTAGCAATTTTCGGAGAAAAAGATTCTCACGCAGTTTATTTTCTACAGCAGAAGGGTATAACACGGCTGGATGTAGTGAACTACATTTCGCATAAGATTTGTAAAGTGTCACAAAATAATGATCATAAGATTGAAGATGAAAGTGATAACGAGCAGCAACAGAATTCAGCCAATACACTTGAAAGCTATACTATTAATCTCAATAATTTAGCACTGACGAATCGGATTGATCCTCTGATCGGGCGTGAAAAAGAAGTTGAGCGTGTGATACAGATTTTATGTCGTCGCAGAAAGAACAACCCTTTATTAGTGGGCGAAGCGGGTGTGGGTAAAACAGCTATTGCAGAGGGGCTGGCTAGAAGAATTACTGAAGGAGATGTGCCAGTGGTATTGGCCTATCATCAAGTGTACGCGCTGGATATGGGTGCATTGTTAGCAGGTACCAAGTACCGGGGTGATTTTGAGCAGCGTTTTAAGGCTGTATTAAAACAATTGGTGGATAATCCAAAAGCTATTTTGTTTATCGATGAAATCCATACTTTAATCGGTGCCGGTGCGGCTTCTGGCGGTACATTAGATGCTTCTAATTTGCTAAAACCCATGTTAAGTGCAGGTCGACTCAAGTGTATTGGTGCGACGACTTATAATGAGTATCGAGGAATTTTTGAAAAAGATCATGCATTATCCCGCCGTTTTCAGAAAATTGAAGTTTCTGAACCCAGTATCGAGGAGACAGTCGCTATTCTGCGCGGTCTCAAATCTCGTTATGAAAAGCACCATAATGTCAAATACACTGCAGGAGCGCTAACAGCTGCGGCGGAATTATCAGCTCGTTTCATAGGTGATCGACATTTGCCTGATAAAGCAATTGATGTGATTGACGAAGCGGGTGCGGCGCAACGGATTTTACCAAAATCAAAGCAGCGTAAAATTATCGGTAAACATGAGATCGAAGATATTATTGCAAAGATTGCCCGGATACCTTCACAAAGCATTTCAACCGATGATCGTAACAAACTGAAAACGCTCGACCGTGATCTGAAATCTATCGTTTTCGGACAAGATGCAGCCATTGATGCGCTGACAGCAGCGATAAAAATGACTAGAAGTGGCTTGGGAAATCCGCAAAAGCCTATCGGTTCATTCCTTTTTTCTGGCCCAACAGGGGTAGGGAAAACTGAAGTGGCGCGTCAGCTTGCTTATATCCTGGGTGTGCCATTGCATCGTTTTGATATGTCTGAGTATATGGAGCGCCACGCAGTCTCGAGAGTGATTGGTGCCCCTCCTGGTTATGTTGGCTTTGAGCAAGGAGGGTTGCTGACAGAAACGATTATTAAACAACCTCATTCAGTTTTATTGCTTGATGAAATAGAGAAAGCGCATCCCGATATATTCAATGTTCTGCTCCAAGTGATGGATCACGGTACCTTGACAGATAATAACGGGCGTAAAGCAGATTTCCGCAACGTGATTATCATCATGACTACCAATGCAGGCGCTGAGTCGCTGACCAAGTCGATAATCGGATTTGCCAAATCTGCTAGAACAGGTGACGAAATGGTTGAAATTAAACGCCTGTTTACTCCTGAATTCCGTAACCGGTTAGATGCGATCATTTCTTTTGCGTCGCTGAGTAAAGAAATCATTTTGCGTGTCACGGATAAATTTTTAATGCAGCTTGAGGCGCAATTACATGAGAAAAAAGTAGAAGCCGTCTTCACTGATAATTTACGTAATTATCTGGCTGAGCATGGCTTTGATCCACTGATGGGCGCACGCCCCATGGCACGCCTGATTCAGGATATGATACGCAGTGCGTTAGCAGATGAATTGCTTTTTGGGCGGCTATGTAATGGAGGTAAAGTAACGGTAGATATCAATAGTGATGAAAAAGTGATACTTCAATTTGAAGATGATAAAGTCGACGCGCTTTGA